One Phaseolus vulgaris cultivar G19833 chromosome 4, P. vulgaris v2.0, whole genome shotgun sequence DNA window includes the following coding sequences:
- the LOC137838766 gene encoding uncharacterized protein encodes MTNFPIQKVLQKLDVAGRMVRWAVELSEFDIWYEPRGSIKGQVYADFVAELSPGGDQEADPGSKWSLSVDGSSNQQGSGAGIVLEGPNGLLIEQAVHFAFKASNNQAEYEALIAGMLLAKEMGAQNLFVKSDSQLITGQVSGEFQAKDPQMAAYLRYVQLLRGAFSALELVHVPRE; translated from the coding sequence atgacgaactTTCCCATCCAGAAGGTACTACAGAAACTTGACGTTgctggaaggatggttcgctgggcagtggagctgtcggagtttgatatttgGTACGAGCCCAGAGGATCTATCAAAGGTCAAGTATATGCGGACTTCGTTGCAGAGCTATCACCTGGAGGCGACCAAGAGGCCGACCCAGGATCGAAGTGGTCGCTCTCGGTCGATGGTTCGTCCAACCAACAAGGAAGTGGAGCAGGAATAGTCTTGGAAGGACCTAATGGCTTGCTGATCGAGCAAGCTGTACACTTCGCTTTTAAAGCGAGCAATAACCAAGCTGAGTACGAGGCACTGATAGCAGGGATGCTCCTGGCCAAAGAAATGGGTGCGCAAAACCTCTTTGTAAAGAGTGATTCACAGCTGATCACAGGGCAAGTCTCGGGAGAATTTCAGGCTAAGGACCCACAAATGGCGGCGTACCTGAGGTATGTCCAGCTGCTAAGGGGAGCATTCAGCGCTCTTGAACTagtacatgtcccgagggagtag